The nucleotide window CATGATATTTCTTATCCCAAAGTTGCCGCAACCCGGGCACCAGGCTATTTCAACATCATTTTTCGCGTATATTGATGTATTCATTATCATTCTCCCTTATTTAATCGCGAACTGCGGTTTGCCGATTTCTGGTGAAACTCTCATGACGGCCTGCCGTCACAAAGGGGGATGAAAATTGCTGGGCGACCCCCATCCCCACCCTTACCCTCCCCTTGAAGGGGAGGGAAGTTGGACACAATGAATCCAATAAGTTGAGTTGGCATTTTTAGGTGAAAATATTTTTTAATTCAACCGCGAGGGCGTCTGCCGCAAAGGGGAACCCGTCGTACCTTAAGATAGTGTCTTTGATCGCAATCCCTGTTTCTGCCATGAGCAGGGACGCGAACTGCGCCGTCTGGCTGTTTTCCAAGGCCACTGTTTTTTCTGCCTTTTTAAGATATTTCCCCGCATCCCTGTGCAGAGGGTAAACCTGACTGAAATGCAGGAGCGCCGTCTCCTCAAGTTCGCTTAATTCCAACGCTTCCAGCGCGCTGTTGAGCGTCGAGCCCCAGGCGACTATCAGGTATTTGTATTTCCGGGGGCCGTAAAGTTCCGGGGCGAGCGCCGCCTTCCGGATGGCGGCAAATTTCTTCATTCTTTTATTTTTCATGGCCAGGCTGATCCCGCGCAAGTCTTCCGTGATTCGGCCGCTTTCATCATGCTCGTCAGAATCGGAACAGACCGTGCCTGTCCCAAAACCGGGCACACCGCGCGGGGAAAAACCGTCCTTGGCCAGCGCGTATCTTTTATAGTTTTCAGTCGTTGCAACAATGTATTTTTCTGGAGGTTCTGCGTTGATTGGAAACATGGGGACGTTGTAATAGGTGTCCACAAAGTACTGATCCGTCAGGATAAATACCGGCGCCTGGAACTTATCGGCCCAGTCAAATGCTCTGGCTGCAAGCTCGAAGCCCTGCCTGGTGTTGCCCGGGGCAAAGATTATCCGGGGGAACACCCCATGACCGGCGTAAAGCGCCAGGTTAAGATCACCCTGCTCCGTTCTGGTCGGTAGGCCTGTCGCAGGCCCGGGGCGCTGCGCGAGGTGGACAACCACGGGGGTCTCGGTGATTCCGGATAGCGATATCCCTTCCGTCATCAAGGCAAATCCCCCGCCTGAAGTTGAAACAAGCGCGCGCCCTCCGGCGTACCACGCGCCCAGGGCCATATTTATCACGCCTGTTTCATCTTCCGCCTGTTCAACAACAAGCCCCGCCCGGTGCTGATATGCGGCAAGCGCCGTGAACACGCCAGTTGCCGGAGTCATGGGATAGGCGAACACGCTGTCGCAGCCGCCGGCAATGGCCCCTATCGCAACGGCATCCGCGCCGGACAGAAGGAGCTCATTTTCTACGGCAAGCTTGCTTTTCAGTCCGGGCCGGTATTTTTTTGCCGTCGCTATTTTCCTGCCTTCATCATAACCGGCAATAAAAGCATCAATGTTTGATTTTATTGCATCATCGCCTTTGGGAGAGAACATTTTTCCTATATAGGCGGGTGCTTTTTCCAGGCCTGCGCCGATTATCCCGCACGCGCAGCCTGCGGCGGCCATGCTCTGGTAAATAGCGTTTCCCAGCTTTGTCGCTATCTTCGTGAAATCAACATTGATAACTCGTTCGTCGCCGAGTTTTTCCGCTTCGCCGATTATCAGGGTGTCTTTCTGTATCCGGTCAGACAGCCTGGCGATGGCCTGTTTTTCCAGCGGTATGAAAATATCTGTTTTTTCAACATAGGAGGCCCGGCGCTTTTCCGACACCCTGATCTGGGTGGAGTTGATTCCGCCGCGCACGCGGGACATATATTCCTTGGTGGCAAAAACATTGTATCCGGAATGCTTGATGATATTTACAAGGGTGGCTTCTATTGATTGGACGCCCTGTCCCGCTTCTCCGGCAATCACAATGGATACTTCGGATATTTTGTTCAGCATTTACCCCCTCCGTAAAATGGACGCTCCCGTCAAAAGGCCGAATCAGCATTGTTCGTCATTTATGGCTATTTCATGCCGCGTCTGGCCGCGATGAGCAGCGGATCCCACACCGGTGAGATGGGCGGCGCATAGGCGGCATCAAGGGTGTAGAGCTCATCCATCCGCATCCCCTGGGTGGCTGCGGCAACGACCGTATTAATCCTCAGCGCGGAGCCCGGGCCGCCGACAATCTGGCCTCCCACAATCACCCGCGGGTCCTCCTCGAAGAACAGCTTCACCCAGATATCTGTAGAGCCGGGGAAATAGGCCGGCAAGGTTGTTGCCTTGATCATCACGGAGCTGATATGTTTCAGGTCATAGCGATCGAGCTCCATCTGACCGATGCCGGTCTTGGCAATTTCCAGACCGAAGATGCGGGTGACCGCAGTTCCGATTACCCCCGGAAACTGTTTCAGTTTCTTTCCCTTTGTCTGTAAAACAATGTTTTCGCCGCACAGCTTGCCCTGGCGGTTTGCCGTCAATCCCAGGGGAATGTAAACATCCTGGTGCAGCAGGCGATGGTAAACGGTGCAGCAATCGCCGGCGCTGAAGATATGGGAGGCGGAGGTCCGCTGATAGCGGTCAACCTTAATGGCGCCGCGGGGGCCCAGTTCGAGGCCCGCCTCAACCGCGATGTCGCTGTTGGGCGTTACTCCGATGCTAAGAAGCACACAGTCCGCGGCAACGGAGCTGCCGTCATCGAGTCTTACCGCGTGAACCTGCTGGTCGCCCTCCAGGCCTACGACCTTGCGGCCGAGAATTACCTCGACGCCGTTTGCCCGCAGCTCTCGATCCGCAAGCAGGCTCATGTCGTCATCCATGATTGACATGACGCGGGGCATCGCCTCTACCAGGGCGACCTCCAGACCTGCGCCCCGGAAAGACTCCGCCATTTCGACCCCGATGTATCCGCCGCCGATGATCACGGCCTTCTGCGGTTTCCGGTTTTCCAGAAAAGCCTTCAGGTCGATGCCGCTCTGGAATTCCTTCAGCGGGAAGACCCCTGGCAGTTCAATGCCCGGGATGGCGGGGATGATGGAGCGGGCCCCCGTAGCCAGCACCAGTTCACCATACTCCTGTTCAAAGGCGCTTCCGTCTTCGTGATTTTTTACTGCGACCGTTTGCGCCTCCCGGTTTATGGAAAGTACCTCGTGGCGGGTCTTCAGGTTTATGCCGCGCTTGTAGATGGCGTCTTCCGGGGCCAGGGCGATGAGGTCCTCGTGATTGCGGATCTGGCCGGAGATGTAGTAAGGCGCCCCGCAGGCCCCGTACGAGATGTAGGTTTCCCTGCCGAAAACAATGACCTCGAGATCGGGAAGTTCACGTTTGATCACGCTTGCCGCGCTCATCCCTGCAGCGACGGCGCCGACTATGACAATTGGTTTCATGGGGCAGCCTCCTTTTAAAGAAAGATGTTTACGGCAGATATGTTCCGGCGATTCATTGCCGCATATTCTGTGACGATAAAGCGGAGCAGTGCCTTTGTCAAGAAATATAACCCTGCAATTCCCCATGTCCGGCTCTTTCAGAACCCAATAAGAAAATTGCGCCTCTTTAAGCAGGAAGATTTGATAACTTTATAAAAAGTCCGAAAATAACCCTTCTGGTAAATTAAAACTTTATAATTATAGAAGTTTATACGTATTTTCCGGGCAAATCTTGATTTTTTAAGGATTTGTCTGATTTGACTAATAAGATTTATTGCTATATGGAAAGAGTCAGTTTCCTTACTCGGCGGAAATTATATTCGGCAGTTATACTACTTAACCACCAGACAATTTTTAAGGATTCCGGTATGGAAGCAACGGGGGAAAATCATAACCGCTCCAACATCCTGGTTGTTGATGATGAGGAAGTAATCAGGGAGGGAATGCGCCGCATTCTGGAAGCGGAAGGATATCAGGTGCAAACGGCGGCGAGCGGCCAGGCGGCCGGAGAAAAAATACAGGCCGAGGATTTCGATGTGGTCATAACGGATCTGAAGATGCCCGGGATGGACGGCATAGAGGTGCTAAAGACCATAAAAATCCTCCAGCCGGGTGTTCCGGTCATGATCATCACCGGCTACTCAACCGTTGACTCCGCCGTAGAGGCGATGAAACAGGGCGCTTTCGATTATATCGCAAAGCCGTTTACTTCGGAGCTGATTATCGGCAAGGTGAAAAAGGCCATTGACTGCAAAGTTTCCACCAGGGGAAATAGCAGCGGGCAGATGGAAATATTCCCCGATGATGGCTTTGATGATTTTGTCGGCAACAGCGCCGCGATGCGGAAAATCTATCGGCGGATTACGCAGGTTGCGCCCACCGACAGCACGGTGCTGATTACCGGCGAAAGCGGGACGGGCAAGGAGCTTGTGGCGCGCGCCATTCACAAGAACAGCCCGCGCTGGGATAATCCTTTCGTAACGGTAGATTGCACCAACCTTCCGGAAACATTACTGCAAAGTGAACTTTTCGGTCATGTCCGGGGGGCGTTTACCGGCGCCGTCAATAACAAGATGGGACTTTTTCAAGCCGCTGACGGCGGCACCCTTTTCCTTGATGAGATTTCTAATATAGGCCTTGCGACCCAGTCGAAGCTGCTGAGGGTCTTGCAGGAAAGAGTCGTGACTCCGATCGGCGATATCCGTCCTGTTCCGATAGATATTCGCCTTGTGGTGGCCACCAATGTAAGCCTGCCGGCCATGTTGACGGCCGGTTCTTTCCGGGAAGATCTTTTTTTCCGCATCAACGTTATCCCGATCAATCTCCCGCCGCTACGGATGCGGAAGAACGACCTGCCGTTGCTGGTTTCACACTTTTTGCAGAAGTTTTCCGGGATATTCGGTAAACAGGTGCGAGGTCTGGCGCATGAGGCGATGGCAGTGCTGGAAGCGTACGAATTTCCTGGCAATGTCCGCGAACTGGAAAATATTATCGAACGGGCGGTAGTCCTCTGCGAGGGTGACGTGATAACGAAGGCCGGTCTGGAGATGCGGATTGAGGAAGAGGCGCTGTCTCAGGGTTCTGACGTAACCCCGCTGAGTCTTGAGGAATTGAAGGAGGCAAAAAAGAGGATTCGGGAGCGGGCGGTGGAACCGATTGAACGGGTGTTTGTTATCAATGCCTTGAAAAAAAACAACTGGAACGTCTCGCGGGCTGCGGAACATACGGGGATGCTCCGCCCCAATTTTCAGGCTTTGCTCAAAAAGCTGGGGATATCGCTCCGGGAAGAACAGCAGCGCGATGAGCCATCCGGAAAAATAACGAACGGGCGGTTCCCTGGCTGAAGAGACCGCCCGCTTTACCCCCGCCGGGAAAGATTATTCCGCTGATTTTAACTGCTTGTTGTCGGCAAGCTCCTGTCGGCGTCTGACTATCGAAACCGCCGCGATTGATATTATTCCCAGGCCTGCCTCCCATTTGCCGAGCGGTTTTCGCAGCTCCTGCCAGTTAATGTCCGAAAATGCGACCTTCGGATTTGCCGGCAGGGTGTTGTAAAACTCCACCTTCTTCTCGAGAACATAGATCACATGAGTTCCGCCCAATATTTTATCCCCGTAAACGGAGGCGTCTTTCCCCAATTCCTGCGCCCGCGTGTAGGCATATTTGAGCATTTCCTCCTGCTCGCCGAAATTGAGCGCCCCCGTCGGGCAGGCCTTGACGCAGGCGGGAAGCAGATTGTTCTCAACCCGTTCCGCGCAAAAATCGCACTTGAAGACCTTGTTCAACTCTTCAGAATAACGAGGTTTTCCCACAGGACAGGCCGCGACGCAGGATTGACACCCGACGCACTTGTCGTTATCCGTTCCGACGCCGCCGGAGGGCAGGCGAAATCTGGCGCCTGCCGCGCAGACGTTTATGCAGGCGGCATTGGTGCAGTGCAGGCACCCGTCTTTCCAGAACAGCCATTGCACCCCGCCGCCTTTTTGCGCCACCTCCCGGAAACGGACCAGCGTCCAGGTGTTGGCCTGAAGATCAGGCGGATTCTGATAGGTGCCGGAACTGATCGTCTGGGAGCCCGGCAGTTGATTCCACTGTTTGCAGGCAACCTGACAACTACGGCAGCCGATGCATTTCTCTACATCTACCACGATTACCTTTCCCGCCATTTTAAGACACCCCCTTTCTGAAGATGTTGACCATAAAGGCCTTGCTTTCCGGGATCATTGTGTTTGCGTCGCCGACATACGGCGTCAGGCGGTTTGCCGAATTCCCAAAGGTGAACACCTCCGGCTTCTTTTCTTTGCTGCCGTAAGCTCTTGCCTGTGTAGTTACCCATCCGAAATGCCAGGGGAGCGCCACTTCATGGACGATCTTCCCGTCAACGACAAACGGTTTCAATCTCGCGGTTACCATCGCCATTCCTTCCGCGTGACCGCGTGGGGAGATGAGCAGGACAATATCCCCGTTTTTGATCCCCTTTTCCGCGGCAAGCTCATTGCTGATCTCAATGAACATGGAAGGCTGCATTTCCACGAGCCACGGCTGCCATCTTGTCAGAACTCCCGATTGCCAGTGTTCGCTGACCCGGATGGTGGTGCAGACAATCGGGAAGACAGGATCGGCGTTTCTGGCCACATCCATCGGCGTTCCCACCCCCGGTTTGTCCCATCTCTTGATAACCGGGTTGACCAGTTGCGGGGACATAAGGTTTTTTGCCAGAGGGCCTTCCAATGGTTCATAATGTTCCGGGAAGGGCCCATCGGCCATACCGGGACCGAAGAGACTTGCCACTCCATCCGGTTTCATGATGAAAGGCGGTCTTCCCGAGCCGGGGTTGCCGACGCCGTCGGGTATGTCGCCCACCCACTTGCCGCCATCCCACTTGATCACGGCGCGTTTGGCGTCCCAGGGGATACCCTTGCTGTTGACGGACGCCCCGTTGTAGATTATCCTGCGGTTTACCGGCCAGCTCCACCCCCAACCCGAATAAAGCCCGATTCCGGAGGGGTCTTTTGTCCCCCGGCGGGCCGCCATATTGCCATTTTCGGCGTACGAATTACAGTAGATCCAGCACCCGGAAGATGTGGAGCCGTCATCCTGCAGGAAGGCGAAGGAGGGAACCGGGTCTCCCTTTTTGAAGGCCCTCTTGCTTACAGGATCCACCTTGTCGGTGAGAAAACGGCCATTGATTTCGCGGGCCACCGCATGGATGTCCACCTCGACGAGCCGGCCGTCGATGATGGAGTCTCCGTAATCCCAGGTAAGTCTGGTGATCGCCTCTTTGTTGGGCCCACCCTCTTTTTCGTACAACTCCTTGATTCGGAAATAGAGATCGGAGATGATCTCCGCATCCGGTCTGGCCTCCCCCGGCGGCTCGACGGCCTTGTAACGCCACTGCATCAACCGGCCGCTGTTGGTGATGCTCCCCTCCTTTTCGAAGGAAAAGGCGCAGGGCAGCATGAAGACCTCGGTCTTGATTTTTTTCGGGTCCATTCCGGGGGCACACCAGAAATCACCCGTCTCATTGTCGAAGAGATTGACATTCACCATCCAGTCCAAGTTTGCCAGTGCCTTTCTGACCTTGAAATCGTTGGCGCTGCTGACTGCCGGGTTCATCCCCCAGGCGAAAAAGCCGGTGAACTTCCCCTTGTACATCTGGTCGAAGAGGGTGAGCCATGAGTAGTTGACGCCGTCGTCCAGTTTGGGCAGGTAGGAGTATGCCTCATCGAGGGTGGCGTTCATGCCGTAGAAGGCCCGAAGCAGGCTGGCGCTGTACTTGGGGTAGTTTTTCCACCAGTTGAGGCTGTTTGGCTCGTGGGTCTTCGGGGTGCGCTTCTCGTTATAGACGGCGAAAGTCGTGTCCGACGCAAGGGGAGTTCCCAGATAGCCTGGCAGGATATGGAAGAGAAGCCCGTAATCGGTGGAGCCCTGGACGTTGGCTTCGCCGCGCAGCGCCTGAACGCCGCCTCCGGCGATACCCATGTTGCCGAGCAGCAGTTGGATGATGGACATGGCGCGGATGTTCTGCGTACCCACCGTGTGCTGCGTCCAGCCCATCGCATAGAGGATGTTACCCGATTTGTCGGGCCGTCCGGTTTTTGTGTACTCCTGGTAAACCTCAAGCAACTTGTCACGGGGCGTTCCCGTAATGCTGGACACCAACTCGGGGGTGTAGCGGGAGTAGTGTTTCTTCAACAACTGGAAGACGCACCAGGGGTCTTTCAGCGTGCCGTCCTTTTTAATCTTGCCTCCGGCGTCAGTCTGGTATGACCAGGTGGCCTTGTCGTACTTCGCATCGGTCAATCCGGAAAAGACTCCGCCGTTTTCACCGGGCATCCTGAAGGCCGGATTCACGAGGAAAGAGGCATTGGTGTAATCTTTGACGTATTCCTCCTGAATCAGATTCTTATCGAGGATATACTTGATCATCCCGCCGAGAAAGGCGATATCGGTGCCCGATCGCAGGGGGGCATAGATGTGCGATTTCGCGGCCGATTGGGTGAATCTTGGATCGACGCAGATAAGCTTCGCCCCCCGCTCGACTGCCTTGGTTATCCATTTGAAGGATATGGGGTGATTGGAGGCAGGGTTGCTGCCCATAATCAGAATGCAATCACTGTTTTGAAAATCTATCCAGTGATTCGTCATCGCGCCTCGACCAAACGACTCTGCCAGAGCCGCTACGGTAGCGCTGTGTCAAATACGGGCCTGGTGCTCAATATAGACCAGACCCAACCCCCGCAAAAATTTCTGATAAAGATAACATTCCTCATTATCCAGTGCGGCGCTCCCGACCGAGGCGATTCCTTCGGTACGGTTGACCGCTTGACCGTGCTCGTTGATCAACCGGAAGCTTTCATCCCGACTTTTTTTGACGTTTGCGGCGATTTTATCCAACGCCCATTCCCAGGAAACCTCTTTCCACTGGCTTTCATAGGGAGCGCGATACCGGGGCGTCTGGAGGCGGTTTAGGTTGGCCGAACTCACCTGGTAGAGGGAACTCCCCTTGCTGCACAGGGCGCCGGCATTGATCGGGCTGTCCGGATCCCCCTCCACGTTAAGCACCTTGCCGTAGCTGGTGGTGGAAACGACGATGCTGCACCCCACTCCGCAGTAGGGGCAGACGGTGGTGGTTTTTCTTGCGTACTTGATTTTCAGCGTTTTTGCATGGGCGGCTATCGGATTTACGCTGATGCCGATGCCGCCCGCGGCCAGTACCGTTCCGGATATCTTCAGAAAAACCCTGCGAGTAACGCGCATAATCATAACCTCCTTGTCGGGTTGAGATTGAAAAGGTCGCGATTTTTCCCAATGACTTAATAACGCGACCAACCGCTTCAGACTCCGCCCACCTTTACAGCAAGAGTGATGCCATTTAAATTATTTTGTGAGGATGTCGTCTTAATGCTTGTTTTTATTACTTTATTATGTCAGCACGGGAGGGGGTAAATCCCGGCATTGTACAATAATCTCATACAACTATTTACCAGTGGTGAATCAGGGCTCGGATACTTTTGCGGTAACTTATTGATAATTGATACATATTAATTAGTGAGATGGTGTATAAGAAAAAAATACATATAGCGGAACAGCGGCATGCCTCGCTGACGGATTTGCCCATGATCGGGAGGGGAGGTTTCCCGGAACGCTGAAAACTACCTCAAAAAGCCGGATTGCCGGCGGTCATGGCTTCCGTCCCCTGCGGAAAGAGTGGCAATTTAATGACGAATGTGGTTCCCTTGCCTATCGTGCTTTGCACCTCTATCTTGCCTCCGTGCCGCTCAATGATCCCATAGGAAATGGAAAGACCCAGGCCAGTGCCCTTTTCCCCCTTCGTTGTGAAGAAGGGATCAAATATCTTCTCCAGATCGTCTTCGGCAATTCCCGCTCCGGTATCGGTTATTTTCAGGGAGACGCATTCATCCTGGTCGGTGTAAGTCCTGATCAGGATGCGGCCGCTATCTTCCATTGACTGGCTTGCATTGAGCAGGATGTTGATGAAAACCTGTTCCATCTGATTTTCGTCGAATGGAATCAGCGGCAGATCGGGCTGATAGTCCCTGGCGATTTCGATATTCTGGAAGCTTGCCTGACTGACAACAAGCTCGATCGTCGCATCCATAACGCTGTTGAGGGAAGATGGTTTTTTCTGCGGTATTGATTCGCGGGAAAAACTGAGCAAGCTCCTTACGATCTTCGCGCAGCGCTGCGATTCTTTCAAGATCACATTCAGATCGTTTTGGGCCGAAGCATTCAGGCAGGGATTGCGAATTGCCAAATCGGCGTACATCAGGATCCCTGTCAAAGGATTATTGATCTCATGGGTAATTCCGGCCACCAGCCTGCCCAGCGACACCAATTTTTCGGAACGGACCAAGCGGGCCTGCATTTGCTTAATTTCATTTGTTCTTTCAGCAACCTTCGCCTCGAGATTTTTTCCCCATTCCTCCAGTTCTCTACGGGCGGTCTTGAGATTTGCCGTCATCTTGTTGAAGGCGTCGGAAAGCTCCCCCACCTCATCGCGTGAGCTATTTTCAACTACGGCATCCAGGTTTCCTACTGCTATCTTTTTTGTCTGCACCAACAGATTCTTCAGCGGCCGATTGACAAGTCGATTGGTAAAAAAGACGATGGCCAGCAAGATGGATAAAAGGATGATAACGGTTATGACAATAATTTTATTGCGATAATATCTGATTAATGCGTGCATGTTTTCCAGGGAGACGACGATATCCAGGACGCCGAGGATTTCATTCCGGGGAGGATGGAAGTGGCAGGAAGAGACGTAACAGCTTTTTTCGTTGTAGATGGCCTTGGCCATGCCTAAAACCTGTCTTCCCTGCCCGTCGAAAAAAATCCGGCTCCTGTTCATCGTGGATGCATGAACCTTCGGTTCTCCCAGCGTGTGGCACATATTGCATCCGGCCTCCTTTTTATCAAGGCGCCTGCCGAGTTCCTCCTTTTTGGTCGAGAAGCTGATGTGACCGCTTTTGTTGATCATTCTGATCTGATCTACCCCCTCCAGGGTGCCGACCTCCTGAATCATCTCATAAACCCTGTTTCTGTTATCCTCGAGCATTTCATAATGGGTTGATTTGATGATTGTTTCGCTCAATTTGTCGGCATCGGAGATCGCCGCCTTGAGAAGCATGTCTTGCAGGTTGGCAATATTGATGTAGGCAAAGAAGACCATAAAGACAAGCAGGATAAGGCTTGTGATGATGGCCAGTTTGGAAATAAGACTGATGCGCATGCGTTATGCTCCCGAAGAATGATGATGCGGGAATGCCCAGCCGGACGAAGCTGAATGTTAATAACCTGCTGCAACGGCAAAGATAATTTTACCGTAAGTTATCACGGGGAAATAGTCAAGATCGATTTGAAAACGGTTTCCCTTTCTGGAGGATTTGGAAAAAAGCACCCGAGTCAGGATAAATTTGTTCTACCCGATATAAAAGAAATATCGCGGCTTCACTGTTTTCGTCACACAAGTAAAATCAGGCATTTGTAAGGAGAACAAATTTATCGTGGCGCCCGAGTATTTTCTGTTTACTTTTTTTGAGGACTGGTGATAAAAAGCAAGAAAATATTTTGTTTCGCTTATTCCGGATGAGGATGGCAGGAGTTCGGCAAAATCAGGAAGGTATGACAGGAAAATGGCTTTGAATATAGATATTTCTCACTACACCCCCCGTGAGGAAGTGGCCAACAGCATTACCCACGGCATTGGGATAGTCTTTGGGATCGGGGCGCTCGTTATTATGGACGTTTTTGCGGCCCTGTTCGGGGATGCGTGGCATGTTGTAAGTTGCAGCATCTTCGGGGCGACGCTGATTATTCTCTACACGGCCTCCACCCTTTATCACAGCATCCCGCTCCAGAAGCCAAAAATGCTGTTCAGGATAATAGATCACTCCGCGATATTCCTTCTGATTGCTGGTACATATACCCCGTTTACGCTGGTGAGTCTGCGCGGTCCCTGGGGTTGGTCACTTTTTGGCGCCGTCTGGGGAATTGCACTTTTGGGGGTTGTTTTTCAGGTATTTTTGCTGCGCCGCTGGCCGTTGTTTTCGGTCGGCCTCTATGTTGGAATGGGGCTCATTATCCTCATCGCAATAAAACCGCTTTTGGCGGCATTGTCTCCGACGGGGTTGCAACTGCTTGTCGCCGGAGGTGCGGCCTATATTCTGGGCCTGATTTTTTACGGCTGGAATAGACTTCCATACAGCCATGCCGTCTGGCACATCTTTGTCCTTGCAGGCAGCGCCCTGCACTTTTTGGCTGTGCTTTTCTATGTAATTCCGCTCGCTTCCTGAGAGATTTCGCCTTGGGATATTTACCGTATTGGTCGAGGTAAAATAGTCCGCTTTTATCAAATGCATCGCTGGCAGTTTTCCCCAGGGATTAACTGATTGAGGAGGTATAGTTAGTGGATGACTTCAGAATCGCCGTTGTCGGCATTGGCGCCACCGGGGCAGTTTTGGCGGCTGCCCTGCTCAAGACGGATCCGGAGACGATGCTTGTGAGCCCCAGAAACGGCTTGGGCGATAAGCTCCGCAAAGATGGCATCCGAATTTCCGGTGAAGTTGAGTATCATGTTCCGGTGCGTTACTTCTTTGATAATATTGAAAAGTGCAAAGATCGCAATCCGAATCTTATTTTCGTTGCAACCAAAACCTTTCATCTTCCCCAGGTTTTAAAGGAGCTGAAGAGTGTTTTTAAGGAGGGGACGAAGATCGTCAGCACCCATAACGGTTTGGGCACGGAGGATCTGATTGCCGAAGCGTTTGGGGCGGAAGCGGCATTTCGCATGTCGCTCAATTACGGCGTTTCGCTGAAGGGGCCGGGGGAGGTGGAAATGGCATTTTTCAACCGCCCCAATCCTTTGGGCGCCCTGATTCCGGAAAACCGGGAAGCAGGCCTGCGAATCGCGCAAATGCTCTCGGCGGGCGGCCTGGACACGGAGTTTGTCGATGACATCAAACTCCATGTCTGGAAAAAGATGATCATGAAATGTACGATGGCCTCTATTTGCGCCGTCACGGACAAGACTATCAAAGAGGCCCTGTCGTTTGCCCCTACCAGAGAAATCGCCGATGCCTGCTTCGCGGAGGTTCTGGCGGTGGCCAAGGCAAAAGGATATGACCTCGGGGCCGACTATCTAACCCAGGCATTGGTTTATCTGGAAAAGGTGGGGGTTCACAAAGATTCCATGTGCGTCGATATCGCCAATAAAACACGTACCGAAATTGACTTTCTGGGAGGGAAGGTCGTGGAATACGGGCGAGAAACCGGAGTTCCCACACCATGTTATGCAACAATGGCAAACTTGGTCCGGGCAATGGAAGACAAATACCTGGGAAAGCGTCCTTTTCGGCTTTAGACATCTTTTTTAATTCGGATATGCTTGCTGAGCAATTTGCTAAAACGGCTTTTATGTTTTCATCATAATTGAGTTTAATTTGGGATAAATTATGGTCATATTTTGGGTCTTAAATGCTTAATTGGTCAGGTACTTTTTTTATTGCTACGAAAAAATCAGCCGGAGCGGCCCAGGAGGCTGCGATCCGGTGCAGCGGCTGGTTGGCAACTCAATGAATACCTATCTGAATTTTAACTGCTTCTTCAACTTTGCGCATGTCCTCTTCAGAAAGAACGCCAGCGAGGTTGAGTAACCGTAATTTGCTTACAGTGGCCAGTTGATCTGCCATAGCCTTGCTTTCTTTGCCGTCAAAAACGACCCGTGCCTCACTTGGATAAAGACGATTTGTGTTGCTTGTAAGAGGGACAACCTGAACTCTATTTAGGAATTTATTTGATGCATTATTACTGATGATTACGGCAGGA belongs to Syntrophales bacterium and includes:
- the fdnG gene encoding formate dehydrogenase-N subunit alpha; amino-acid sequence: MRVTRRVFLKISGTVLAAGGIGISVNPIAAHAKTLKIKYARKTTTVCPYCGVGCSIVVSTTSYGKVLNVEGDPDSPINAGALCSKGSSLYQVSSANLNRLQTPRYRAPYESQWKEVSWEWALDKIAANVKKSRDESFRLINEHGQAVNRTEGIASVGSAALDNEECYLYQKFLRGLGLVYIEHQARIUHSATVAALAESFGRGAMTNHWIDFQNSDCILIMGSNPASNHPISFKWITKAVERGAKLICVDPRFTQSAAKSHIYAPLRSGTDIAFLGGMIKYILDKNLIQEEYVKDYTNASFLVNPAFRMPGENGGVFSGLTDAKYDKATWSYQTDAGGKIKKDGTLKDPWCVFQLLKKHYSRYTPELVSSITGTPRDKLLEVYQEYTKTGRPDKSGNILYAMGWTQHTVGTQNIRAMSIIQLLLGNMGIAGGGVQALRGEANVQGSTDYGLLFHILPGYLGTPLASDTTFAVYNEKRTPKTHEPNSLNWWKNYPKYSASLLRAFYGMNATLDEAYSYLPKLDDGVNYSWLTLFDQMYKGKFTGFFAWGMNPAVSSANDFKVRKALANLDWMVNVNLFDNETGDFWCAPGMDPKKIKTEVFMLPCAFSFEKEGSITNSGRLMQWRYKAVEPPGEARPDAEIISDLYFRIKELYEKEGGPNKEAITRLTWDYGDSIIDGRLVEVDIHAVAREINGRFLTDKVDPVSKRAFKKGDPVPSFAFLQDDGSTSSGCWIYCNSYAENGNMAARRGTKDPSGIGLYSGWGWSWPVNRRIIYNGASVNSKGIPWDAKRAVIKWDGGKWVGDIPDGVGNPGSGRPPFIMKPDGVASLFGPGMADGPFPEHYEPLEGPLAKNLMSPQLVNPVIKRWDKPGVGTPMDVARNADPVFPIVCTTIRVSEHWQSGVLTRWQPWLVEMQPSMFIEISNELAAEKGIKNGDIVLLISPRGHAEGMAMVTARLKPFVVDGKIVHEVALPWHFGWVTTQARAYGSKEKKPEVFTFGNSANRLTPYVGDANTMIPESKAFMVNIFRKGVS
- a CDS encoding ATP-binding protein, giving the protein MRISLISKLAIITSLILLVFMVFFAYINIANLQDMLLKAAISDADKLSETIIKSTHYEMLEDNRNRVYEMIQEVGTLEGVDQIRMINKSGHISFSTKKEELGRRLDKKEAGCNMCHTLGEPKVHASTMNRSRIFFDGQGRQVLGMAKAIYNEKSCYVSSCHFHPPRNEILGVLDIVVSLENMHALIRYYRNKIIVITVIILLSILLAIVFFTNRLVNRPLKNLLVQTKKIAVGNLDAVVENSSRDEVGELSDAFNKMTANLKTARRELEEWGKNLEAKVAERTNEIKQMQARLVRSEKLVSLGRLVAGITHEINNPLTGILMYADLAIRNPCLNASAQNDLNVILKESQRCAKIVRSLLSFSRESIPQKKPSSLNSVMDATIELVVSQASFQNIEIARDYQPDLPLIPFDENQMEQVFINILLNASQSMEDSGRILIRTYTDQDECVSLKITDTGAGIAEDDLEKIFDPFFTTKGEKGTGLGLSISYGIIERHGGKIEVQSTIGKGTTFVIKLPLFPQGTEAMTAGNPAF
- a CDS encoding hemolysin III family protein; amino-acid sequence: MALNIDISHYTPREEVANSITHGIGIVFGIGALVIMDVFAALFGDAWHVVSCSIFGATLIILYTASTLYHSIPLQKPKMLFRIIDHSAIFLLIAGTYTPFTLVSLRGPWGWSLFGAVWGIALLGVVFQVFLLRRWPLFSVGLYVGMGLIILIAIKPLLAALSPTGLQLLVAGGAAYILGLIFYGWNRLPYSHAVWHIFVLAGSALHFLAVLFYVIPLAS
- a CDS encoding 2-dehydropantoate 2-reductase, whose protein sequence is MDDFRIAVVGIGATGAVLAAALLKTDPETMLVSPRNGLGDKLRKDGIRISGEVEYHVPVRYFFDNIEKCKDRNPNLIFVATKTFHLPQVLKELKSVFKEGTKIVSTHNGLGTEDLIAEAFGAEAAFRMSLNYGVSLKGPGEVEMAFFNRPNPLGALIPENREAGLRIAQMLSAGGLDTEFVDDIKLHVWKKMIMKCTMASICAVTDKTIKEALSFAPTREIADACFAEVLAVAKAKGYDLGADYLTQALVYLEKVGVHKDSMCVDIANKTRTEIDFLGGKVVEYGRETGVPTPCYATMANLVRAMEDKYLGKRPFRL